Proteins encoded by one window of Arabidopsis thaliana chromosome 2, partial sequence:
- the scpl10 gene encoding serine carboxypeptidase-like 10 (serine carboxypeptidase-like 10 (scpl10); FUNCTIONS IN: serine-type carboxypeptidase activity; INVOLVED IN: proteolysis; LOCATED IN: endomembrane system; CONTAINS InterPro DOMAIN/s: Peptidase S10, serine carboxypeptidase (InterPro:IPR001563); BEST Arabidopsis thaliana protein match is: serine carboxypeptidase-like 9 (TAIR:AT2G23010.1); Has 3984 Blast hits to 3884 proteins in 449 species: Archae - 0; Bacteria - 475; Metazoa - 640; Fungi - 843; Plants - 1573; Viruses - 0; Other Eukaryotes - 453 (source: NCBI BLink).) — protein MGSTLKHLLLLLLVLIRHVDSAAIVKSLPGLEGRLPFELETGYIGIGEEEDIQLFYYFIKSENNPKEDPLLLWLDGGPGCSSLGGLLFENGPVALKSAVYNGSNPSLFSTTYSWTKMANIIYLDQPVGSGFSYSRTPIGKSSDTSEVKRIHEFLQKWLSKHPQFFSNPFYVTGDSYSGMIVPALVQEISKGNYICCKHLINLQGYVLGNPITYAEHEKNYRIPFSHGMSLISDELYESLKRNCKGNYENVDPRNTKCVRLVEEYHKCTDKINTQHILIPDCDKKGHGITSPDCYYYLYFLIECWANNERVREALHVTKGTKGQWQRCNWTIPYDNNIISSVPYHMDNSINGYRSLIYSGDHDITMPFQATQAWIKSLNYSIVDDWRPWMINDQIAGYTRTYSNKMTFATVKGGGHTAEYLPNESSIMFQRWISGQPL, from the exons atgggtTCGACACTAAAGCATCTGCTTTTGCTTCTACTTGTTTTGATTCGTCATGTTGATTCTGCTGCTATAGTCAAGTCTCTTCCTGGTTTAGAAGGCCGTCTTCCTTTCGAACTCGAAACCGG GTACATTGGTATTGGAGAGGAAGAGGACATACAATTGTTCTACTATTTCATCAAATCTGAGAACAATCCAAAAGAAGACCCTCTTCTTCTATGGTTAGATGGAGGACCTGGATGTTCTTCTCTCGGTGGCCTTCTTTTTGAGAACG gACCGGTGGCTTTGAAGTCTGCGGTTTACAATGGAAGTAATCCTTCTTTGTTCTCCACTACATATTCATGGACAAAG ATGGCAAACATAATATACTTGGATCAGCCAGTTGGATCTGGTTTCTCTTACTCAAGAACTCCAATTGGAAAATCTAGTGACACAAGTGAAGTTAAGAGGATCCATGAGTTTCTTCAAAAG TGGCTAAGCAAGCATCCACAGTTTTTCTCCAACCCTTTTTACGTCACCGGAGATTCTTACTCTGGTATGATTGTTCCGGCCCTCGTTCAAGAAATCTCTAaag gaaattatatatgttgcaAACATCTTATAAATCTACAG GGTTACGTGCTCGGAAACCCGATAACATATGCTGAACATGAGAAAAACTATCGTATTCCATTTTCTCATGGAATGTCATTAATCTCTGATGAACTCTATGAG TCACTGAAGAGAAACTGCAAAGgaaattatgaaaatgtgGATCCACGTAACACAAAATGTGTGAGACTTGTTGAAGAATACCATAAG TGCACTGACAAAATAAATACGCAACATATATTAATACCAGATTGCGATAAAAAAGGACATGGAATAACATCTCCTGATTGCTAT TATTATCtgtattttcttattgaaTGTTGGGCCAACAACGAGAGAGTTCGTGAAGCTCTTCATGTTACTAAG GGGACTAAAGGACAATGGCAGCGATGTAATTGGACTATTCCATACGATAACAACATCATAAGCAGCGTACCATATCATATGGATAACAGCATCAATGGATATCGATCTCTTATTTACAG TGGTGATCATGACATCACAATGCCTTTCCAAGCAACTCAAGCCTGgataaaatctctaaattaCTCCATCGTTGATGACTGGAGGCCTTGGATGATAAACGATCAAATCGCTGG ATACACGAGAACTTATTCCAATAAGATGACATTTGCTACTGTCAAA GGAGGTGGACACACGGCAGAGTATCTACCAAACGAGAGTTCCATCATGTTCCAAAGGTGGATCAGTGGCCAACCTTTGTAA
- the SCPL9 gene encoding serine carboxypeptidase-like 9 (serine carboxypeptidase-like 9 (SCPL9); FUNCTIONS IN: serine-type carboxypeptidase activity; INVOLVED IN: proteolysis; LOCATED IN: endomembrane system; CONTAINS InterPro DOMAIN/s: Peptidase S10, serine carboxypeptidase (InterPro:IPR001563); BEST Arabidopsis thaliana protein match is: sinapoylglucose 1 (TAIR:AT2G22990.1); Has 35333 Blast hits to 34131 proteins in 2444 species: Archae - 798; Bacteria - 22429; Metazoa - 974; Fungi - 991; Plants - 531; Viruses - 0; Other Eukaryotes - 9610 (source: NCBI BLink).): MSLILKFMLLILLVSSHHVRSGSIVKFLPGFKGPLPFELETGYIGIGEEENVQFFYYFIKSDKNPQEDPLIIWLNGGPGCSCLSGLFFENGPLALKNKVYNGSVPSLVSTTYSWTKTANIIFLDQPVGSGFSYSKTPIERTSDTSEVKKIHEFLQKWLIKHPQFLSNPFYVVGDSYSGMIVPALVHEISKGNYICCNPPINLQGYVLGNPITHIEFEQNFRIPYAHGMSLISDELYESLKRICKGNYFSVDPSNKKCLKLVEEYHKCTDNINSHHTLIANCDDSNTQHISPDCYYYPYHLVECWANNESVREALHVDKGSIGEWIRDHRGIPYKSDIRSSIPYHMNNSINGYRSLIFSGDHDITMPFQATQAWIKSLNYSIIDDWRPWMIKGQIAGYTRTYSNKMTFATVKASGHTAEYLPEESSIMFQRWISGQPL; encoded by the exons ATGAGTTTGATACTAAAGTTTATGCTTCTTATTCTACTTGTCTCGAGTCATCATGTTCGTTCTGGCTCCATCGTCAAGTTTCTTCCTGGTTTTAAAGGCCCTCTTCCTTTCGAACTTGAAACCGG GTACATTGGTATTGGTGAGGAAGAGAATGTACAATTTTTCTACTATTTCATCAAATCAGATAAGAACCCACAAGAAGATCCTCTTATTATATGGTTAAATGGAGGGCCTGGATGTTCTTGTCTCAGTGGTCTTTTCTTTGAGAACG gacCTTTGGCTTTGAAGAACAAGGTTTACAATGGAAGTGTCCCTTCTTTGGTCTCTACTACATATTCATGGACAAAG ACAGCAAACATAATATTCTTGGATCAGCCTGTGGGATCTGGCTTCTCTTACTCAAAAACTCCAATTGAAAGAACTAGTGACACAAGTGAAGTTAAGAAGATCCATGAGTTTCTTCAAAAG TGGCTAATCAAGCATCCACAATTTTTGTCCAACCCGTTTTACGTTGTTGGAGATTCTTATTCGGGCATGATTGTTCCCGCCCTCGTTCACGAAATCTCAAAAG GGAATTATATATGTTGCAACCCTCCTATAAATCTTCAG GGTTATGTGCTTGGAAACCCGATAACACATATTGAATTTGAACAAAACTTTCGTATTCCATATGCTCATGGAATGTCGTTAATCTCTGATGAACTCTACGAG TCATTGAAGAGAATCTGCAAGGGAAATTATTTCAGTGTGGATCCaagtaacaaaaaatgtttgaagcTTGTTGAAGAATACCATAAG tGTACTGACAACATAAATAGCCATCATACATTAATAGCAAATTGCGATGACTCAAATACACAACACATATCTCCTGATTGCTAT TATTATCCATATCATCTGGTTGAATGTTGGGCCAACAACGAGAGTGTTCGCGAAGCTCTTCATGTTGATAAG GGGAGTATAGGAGAATGGATACGAGATCATCGGGGTATTCCATACAAAAGCGACATTAGAAGCAGCATACCTTACCATATGAATAACAGCATCAATGGCTACCGATCTCTTATCTTCAG TGGTGATCATGACATCACAATGCCTTTCCAAGCAACTCAAGCCTGgataaaatctctaaattaCTCCATCATTGATGACTGGAGGCCTTGGATGATAAAAGGTCAAATCGCTGg ATACACGAGAACTTATTCCAATAAGATGACATTTGCTACTGTCAAAGCAA GTGGACACACGGCAGAGTATCTACCAGAAGAGAGTTCTATCATGTTCCAAAGGTGGATAAGTGGGCAGCCTTTGTAA
- the SCPL9 gene encoding serine carboxypeptidase-like 9 (serine carboxypeptidase-like 9 (SCPL9); FUNCTIONS IN: serine-type carboxypeptidase activity; INVOLVED IN: proteolysis; LOCATED IN: endomembrane system; CONTAINS InterPro DOMAIN/s: Peptidase S10, serine carboxypeptidase (InterPro:IPR001563); BEST Arabidopsis thaliana protein match is: sinapoylglucose 1 (TAIR:AT2G22990.1); Has 3960 Blast hits to 3883 proteins in 456 species: Archae - 0; Bacteria - 472; Metazoa - 641; Fungi - 841; Plants - 1555; Viruses - 0; Other Eukaryotes - 451 (source: NCBI BLink).), with amino-acid sequence MSLILKFMLLILLVSSHHVRSGSIVKFLPGFKGPLPFELETGYIGIGEEENVQFFYYFIKSDKNPQEDPLIIWLNGGPGCSCLSGLFFENGPLALKNKVYNGSVPSLVSTTYSWTKTANIIFLDQPVGSGFSYSKTPIERTSDTSEVKKIHEFLQKWLIKHPQFLSNPFYVVGDSYSGMIVPALVHEISKGNYICCNPPINLQGYVLGNPITHIEFEQNFRIPYAHGMSLISDELYESLKRICKGNYFSVDPSNKKCLKLVEEYHKCTDNINSHHTLIANCDDSNTQHISPDCYYYPYHLVECWANNESVREALHVDKGSIGEWIRDHRGIPYKSDIRSSIPYHMNNSINGYRSLIFSGDHDITMPFQATQAWIKSLNYSIIDDWRPWMIKGQIAGYTRTYSNKMTFATVKGGGHTAEYLPEESSIMFQRWISGQPL; translated from the exons ATGAGTTTGATACTAAAGTTTATGCTTCTTATTCTACTTGTCTCGAGTCATCATGTTCGTTCTGGCTCCATCGTCAAGTTTCTTCCTGGTTTTAAAGGCCCTCTTCCTTTCGAACTTGAAACCGG GTACATTGGTATTGGTGAGGAAGAGAATGTACAATTTTTCTACTATTTCATCAAATCAGATAAGAACCCACAAGAAGATCCTCTTATTATATGGTTAAATGGAGGGCCTGGATGTTCTTGTCTCAGTGGTCTTTTCTTTGAGAACG gacCTTTGGCTTTGAAGAACAAGGTTTACAATGGAAGTGTCCCTTCTTTGGTCTCTACTACATATTCATGGACAAAG ACAGCAAACATAATATTCTTGGATCAGCCTGTGGGATCTGGCTTCTCTTACTCAAAAACTCCAATTGAAAGAACTAGTGACACAAGTGAAGTTAAGAAGATCCATGAGTTTCTTCAAAAG TGGCTAATCAAGCATCCACAATTTTTGTCCAACCCGTTTTACGTTGTTGGAGATTCTTATTCGGGCATGATTGTTCCCGCCCTCGTTCACGAAATCTCAAAAG GGAATTATATATGTTGCAACCCTCCTATAAATCTTCAG GGTTATGTGCTTGGAAACCCGATAACACATATTGAATTTGAACAAAACTTTCGTATTCCATATGCTCATGGAATGTCGTTAATCTCTGATGAACTCTACGAG TCATTGAAGAGAATCTGCAAGGGAAATTATTTCAGTGTGGATCCaagtaacaaaaaatgtttgaagcTTGTTGAAGAATACCATAAG tGTACTGACAACATAAATAGCCATCATACATTAATAGCAAATTGCGATGACTCAAATACACAACACATATCTCCTGATTGCTAT TATTATCCATATCATCTGGTTGAATGTTGGGCCAACAACGAGAGTGTTCGCGAAGCTCTTCATGTTGATAAG GGGAGTATAGGAGAATGGATACGAGATCATCGGGGTATTCCATACAAAAGCGACATTAGAAGCAGCATACCTTACCATATGAATAACAGCATCAATGGCTACCGATCTCTTATCTTCAG TGGTGATCATGACATCACAATGCCTTTCCAAGCAACTCAAGCCTGgataaaatctctaaattaCTCCATCATTGATGACTGGAGGCCTTGGATGATAAAAGGTCAAATCGCTGg ATACACGAGAACTTATTCCAATAAGATGACATTTGCTACTGTCAAA GGAGGTGGACACACGGCAGAGTATCTACCAGAAGAGAGTTCTATCATGTTCCAAAGGTGGATAAGTGGGCAGCCTTTGTAA
- the SNRK2.9 gene encoding SNF1-related protein kinase 2.9 (SNF1-related protein kinase 2.9 (SNRK2.9); FUNCTIONS IN: protein serine/threonine kinase activity, protein kinase activity, kinase activity, ATP binding; INVOLVED IN: protein amino acid phosphorylation, response to osmotic stress; EXPRESSED IN: hypocotyl, root; CONTAINS InterPro DOMAIN/s: Protein kinase, ATP binding site (InterPro:IPR017441), Serine/threonine-protein kinase domain (InterPro:IPR002290), Serine/threonine-protein kinase-like domain (InterPro:IPR017442), Protein kinase-like domain (InterPro:IPR011009), Serine/threonine-protein kinase, active site (InterPro:IPR008271), Protein kinase, catalytic domain (InterPro:IPR000719), Calcium/calmodulin-dependent protein kinase-like (InterPro:IPR020636), Serine/threonine-protein kinase-like, plant (InterPro:IPR015740); BEST Arabidopsis thaliana protein match is: SNF1-related protein kinase 2.1 (TAIR:AT5G08590.1); Has 112546 Blast hits to 110839 proteins in 2935 species: Archae - 116; Bacteria - 12803; Metazoa - 41707; Fungi - 12071; Plants - 26207; Viruses - 501; Other Eukaryotes - 19141 (source: NCBI BLink).) gives MEKYEMVKDLGFGNFGLARLMRNKQTNELVAVKFIDRGYKIDENVAREIINHRALNHPNIVRFKEVVLTPTHLGIVMEYAAGGELFERISSVGRFSEAEARYFFQQLICGVHYLHALQICHRDLKLENTLLDGSPAPRLKICDFGYSKSSVLHSNPKSTVGTPAYIAPEVFCRSEYDGKSVDVWSCGVALYVMLVGAYPFEDPKDPRNFRKTVQKIMAVNYKIPGYVHISEDCRKLLSRIFVANPLHRSTLKEIKSHAWFLKNLPRELKEPAQAIYYQRNVNLINFSPQRVEEIMKIVGEARTIPNLSRPVESLGSDKKDDDEEEYLDANDEEWYDDYA, from the exons ATGGAGAAGTATGAGATGGTGAAGGATTTAGGATTTGGTAATTTCGGATTGGCTCGGCTTATGCGTAATAAGCAAACAAACGAGCTTGTGGCTGTCAAATTCATCGATCGAGGCTACAAg ATAGATGAGAACGTTGCAAGAGAAATAATCAATCATAGAGCTCTCAACCATCCGAATATTGTTCGGTTTAAAGAG GTTGTTTTAACTCCGACACATCTTGGAATAGTAATGGAGTATGCAGCTGGAGGAGAACTGTTCGAGCGGATATCTAGCGTGGGTCGATTTAGCGAAGCTGAG GCAAGATATTTCTTTCAACAACTCATTTGTGGAGTCCATTACTTACATGCATTg CAAATATGCCATAGAGATCTGAAATTAGAAAACACATTGCTTGATGGAAGCCCAGCACCACGTTTaaaaatttgtgattttggcTACtcaaag TCTTCTGTTCTGCACTCCAACCCAAAATCAACGGTGGGAACTCCGGCATATATAGCACCGGAAGTTTTTTGTCGATCGGAATACGACGGAAAG TCAGTTGATGTGTGGTCTTGTGGAGTGGCCCTCTATGTTATGTTGGTAGGAGCTTATCCATTCGAAGACCCTAAAGACCCTCGCAATTTCCGAAAAACTGTTCAg AAAATAATGGCCGTAAACTACAAGATTCCAGGATATGTTCACATATCCGAAGACTGCAGAAAGTTACTATCTCGTATATTTGTTGCCAATCCGTtacat AGAAGTACGCTTAAAGAGATTAAGAGTCATGCATGGTTCCTAAAGAATTTGCCAAGAGAATTAAAGGAGCCAGCACAAGCAATCTATTACCAAAGGAATGTtaatcttattaatttttctcCTCAAAGAGTAGAGGAGATTATGAAGATAGTTGGTGAGGCAAGAACCATTCCAAACCTTTCTCGCCCGGTCGAATCGCTTGGATCAGAtaaaaaagatgatgatgaagaagaatatttgGATGCTAATGATGAAGAATGGTATGATGATTACGCATAG
- the NPY4 gene encoding Phototropic-responsive NPH3 family protein (NAKED PINS IN YUC MUTANTS 4 (NPY4); FUNCTIONS IN: signal transducer activity; INVOLVED IN: response to light stimulus; EXPRESSED IN: 6 plant structures; EXPRESSED DURING: D bilateral stage; CONTAINS InterPro DOMAIN/s: NPH3 (InterPro:IPR004249), BTB/POZ (InterPro:IPR013069), BTB/POZ fold (InterPro:IPR011333), BTB/POZ-like (InterPro:IPR000210); BEST Arabidopsis thaliana protein match is: Phototropic-responsive NPH3 family protein (TAIR:AT4G37590.1); Has 915 Blast hits to 887 proteins in 39 species: Archae - 0; Bacteria - 0; Metazoa - 38; Fungi - 0; Plants - 873; Viruses - 0; Other Eukaryotes - 4 (source: NCBI BLink).) produces the protein MKFMKLGTKPDSFLSKGDNVRYVTNELETEIIIIIGNVKFYLHKFPLLSKSGFLQKHIATSKNEEEKKNQIDEIDISEIPGGSVAFEICVKFCYGITVTLNAYNVVAVRCAAEFLEMNETFEKSNLVYKIDVFLNSTIFRSWKDSIIVLQTTKDLLSDDSEELVKRCLGSIASTASIDTSKVKWSYTYNRKKKLEKVRKPEDGVPKDWWVEDLCELHIDLYKQAIKAIKNRGKVPSNVIGEALHAYAIRRIAGFSKESMQLIDRSLINTIIELLPDEKGNISSSFLTKLHRASIFLGCEETVKEKLKKRVSEQLEETTVNDILMYDLDMVQSLVKEFMNRDPKTHSKVSVAKLIDGYLAEKSRDPNLPLQNFLSLAETLSSFPRHSHDVLYRAIDMFLKEHSGISKSEKKRVCGLMDCRKLSAEACEHAVQNERLPMRVIVQVLFFEQIRANGSSTGYSTPELTTTTLNTEDDEWDHEKEF, from the exons atgaagtttatGAAACTTGGAACCAAACCTGATTCATTTCTGTCTAAAGGAGACAATGTTAG GTATGTAACAAATGAGTTAGAAAcagagatcatcatcatcatcggcAATGTCAAGTTCTATCTGCATAAG TTCCCATTGCTGTCGAAAAGCGGATTCTTGCAGAAACACATAGcaacatcaaaaaatgaagaggagaagaagaaccaaattGATGAGATTGACATATCAGAGATTCCTGGTGGTTCTGTTGCTTTTGAGATTTGTGTCAAGTTCTGTTACGGCATCACGGTTACTTTAAACGCTTACAATGTGGTTGCGGTTCGTTGCGCGGCTGAGTTCTTGGAGATGAATGAAACGTTTGAGAAAAGCAATCTCGTTTACAAGATTGATGTTTTCTTGAACTCAACCATCTTCCGTAGTTGGAAAGATTCTATCATTGTTCTTCAGACCACAAAAGATCTCTTGTCTGATGACTCAGAGGAGCTCGTGAAGCGTTGTCTCGGCTCTATTGCTTCTACTGCTTCGATAGACACCTCGAAAGTCAAATGGTCTTATACTTACaacaggaagaagaagcttgagaaAGTGAGAAAACCAGAAGATGGTGTTCCAAAAGACTGGTGGGTGGAAGATTTATGCGAGCTTCACATCGATTTGTATAAACAAGCCATCAAAGCAATCAAGAACCGAGGTAAAGTCCCGAGTAACGTTATTGGAGAAGCATTACATGCTTATGCAATAAGAAGAATAGCTGGTTTTAGCAAAGAGTCCATGCAACTCATTGATAGATCTTTGATTAATACAATCATAGAGCTTCTCCCGGATGAGAAAGGAAACATTTCCTCTAGCTTCTTGACCAAGCTACATCGAGCATCGATCTTTCTTGGATGTGAAGAAACCgtgaaagaaaagttaaagaaaagagtCAGCGAGCAGCTTGAAGAGACAACAGTGAATGATATCTTAATGTATGATTTGGATATGGTGCAGAGCCTAGTGAAGGAGTTTATGAACCGTGATCCGAAAACTCACTCGAAAGTATCCGTGGCAAAGCTCATTGATGGATACTTAGCTGAGAAATCAAGAGATCCTAATCTCCCTCTTCAGAACTTCCTCTCTCTCGCTGAGACACTCTCTAGCTTCCCAAGACACTCTCACGACGTGTTATATCGCGCAATTGACATGTTTCTAAAG GAACATTCGGGGATTAGCAAGAgcgagaagaagagagtatgCGGGCTAATGGATTGTAGGAAACTATCCGCGGAAGCGTGTGAACATGCGGTACAGAACGAACGTTTGCCAATGCGGGTGATTGTGCaagttctcttctttgaaCAGATTAGAGCCAATGGTTCATCAACAGGATATAGCACTCCTGAGCTTACCACTACTACTCTAAACACTGAGGATGATGAATGGGACCATGAGAAAGAGTTTTGA
- the NPY4 gene encoding Phototropic-responsive NPH3 family protein: MNETFEKSNLVYKIDVFLNSTIFRSWKDSIIVLQTTKDLLSDDSEELVKRCLGSIASTASIDTSKVKWSYTYNRKKKLEKVRKPEDGVPKDWWVEDLCELHIDLYKQAIKAIKNRGKVPSNVIGEALHAYAIRRIAGFSKESMQLIDRSLINTIIELLPDEKGNISSSFLTKLHRASIFLGCEETVKEKLKKRVSEQLEETTVNDILMYDLDMVQSLVKEFMNRDPKTHSKVSVAKLIDGYLAEKSRDPNLPLQNFLSLAETLSSFPRHSHDVLYRAIDMFLKEHSGISKSEKKRVCGLMDCRKLSAEACEHAVQNERLPMRVIVQVLFFEQIRANGSSTGYSTPELTTTTLNTEDDEWDHEKEF; encoded by the exons ATGAATGAAACGTTTGAGAAAAGCAATCTCGTTTACAAGATTGATGTTTTCTTGAACTCAACCATCTTCCGTAGTTGGAAAGATTCTATCATTGTTCTTCAGACCACAAAAGATCTCTTGTCTGATGACTCAGAGGAGCTCGTGAAGCGTTGTCTCGGCTCTATTGCTTCTACTGCTTCGATAGACACCTCGAAAGTCAAATGGTCTTATACTTACaacaggaagaagaagcttgagaaAGTGAGAAAACCAGAAGATGGTGTTCCAAAAGACTGGTGGGTGGAAGATTTATGCGAGCTTCACATCGATTTGTATAAACAAGCCATCAAAGCAATCAAGAACCGAGGTAAAGTCCCGAGTAACGTTATTGGAGAAGCATTACATGCTTATGCAATAAGAAGAATAGCTGGTTTTAGCAAAGAGTCCATGCAACTCATTGATAGATCTTTGATTAATACAATCATAGAGCTTCTCCCGGATGAGAAAGGAAACATTTCCTCTAGCTTCTTGACCAAGCTACATCGAGCATCGATCTTTCTTGGATGTGAAGAAACCgtgaaagaaaagttaaagaaaagagtCAGCGAGCAGCTTGAAGAGACAACAGTGAATGATATCTTAATGTATGATTTGGATATGGTGCAGAGCCTAGTGAAGGAGTTTATGAACCGTGATCCGAAAACTCACTCGAAAGTATCCGTGGCAAAGCTCATTGATGGATACTTAGCTGAGAAATCAAGAGATCCTAATCTCCCTCTTCAGAACTTCCTCTCTCTCGCTGAGACACTCTCTAGCTTCCCAAGACACTCTCACGACGTGTTATATCGCGCAATTGACATGTTTCTAAAG GAACATTCGGGGATTAGCAAGAgcgagaagaagagagtatgCGGGCTAATGGATTGTAGGAAACTATCCGCGGAAGCGTGTGAACATGCGGTACAGAACGAACGTTTGCCAATGCGGGTGATTGTGCaagttctcttctttgaaCAGATTAGAGCCAATGGTTCATCAACAGGATATAGCACTCCTGAGCTTACCACTACTACTCTAAACACTGAGGATGATGAATGGGACCATGAGAAAGAGTTTTGA